The Thunnus albacares chromosome 21, fThuAlb1.1, whole genome shotgun sequence genome window below encodes:
- the LOC122972123 gene encoding zinc transporter ZIP12-like isoform X1 has protein sequence MPLSARTHPLLFFRSFPSPLLVRRHSNFSQFSCLSSLSITFLLSVKPFASPGSLRESDGLGRNMHFRSSAPLLLLLLLLCLLGSVLEVKGQERGHLQEAQRALNLPLSTDDEPRFQKNHTGILITTLLRAVHCAEQTGNTQDVCDKCLTPDVALSVLEDDGKAYLTEEDFQRMSTVLLYYIINLQDLCVSNSASPSSLSSSYSSSSSGNYQFYLLALINLHPAEDNRFLSSSETETILQLINKHYNPSSQDASTSSDLQCIDAAHLLGDVNNKENPGAGASSVPKLAAAIISHILQGHCFSRRNLPSPAFFTDYIFHSLNCTSNLQIIDLEELLHQLGVGREGAAHSHHRKRRSITGGLQTGGGHPLDGCNQDTRGVTRDWAQVCFSANQLVDIFALDPHLPISKEHFRQICPAIIQQLLGNACETAEEKPRGSLPTALEKYGYSTAAVLLITVGSMLGICLIFFNSCQETYTLILQLFVGLAVGTLSGDALLHLIPQILGLHDDTHSHDVEHYAEGKEYLWKILGMIAGIYGFFLIERIFSFLVPFHDHGHSSDLTLELNCNGQSQRGKSISTIQLGPVDDLECTEISPEHTDTTSPSHQRQGVPLLAVMVIVGDSLHNFADGLVVGAAFSSSAETGMATTVAILCHEIPHEMGDFAVLLSSGLSVKTAVLMNFLSALTAFMGLYIGLFVSAEIEVQQWIFTVTAGIFLYLSLVEMLPEMSRVKTNRPCLMFLLQNLGLLMGWACLLLLALFEHELKF, from the exons ATGCCTCTCTCAGCAAGAACACATCCGCTGCTCTTCTTTAGAAgctttccctctcctcttctcgTTCGCCGTCATTCAAATTTCTCTCAATTTTCTTGTCTatcttctctctccatcacctTCTTGCTGTCTGTCAAGCCCTTTGCCAGTCCTGGGAGCTTGAGGGAGTCAGACGGCCTCGGTAGGAACATGCACTTCAGGAGCAGTGCTCcccttttgctgctgctgcttcttctttgtCTGCTGGGGAGTGTCCTGGAGGTGAAAGGGCAGGAGCGGGGGCACCTGCAGGAGGCTCAAAGGGCCTTGAATCTGCCCCTGAGTACTGATGATGAACCTCGTTTCCAGAAGAACCACACAGGTATCCTGATCACCACACTGCTCCGGGCGGTGCACTGCGCAGAGCAGACTGGCAACACTCAGGACGTCTGTGACAAG TGCCTGACACCAGACGTAGCTCTCTCTGTGCTGGAGGATGATGGGAAGGCTTACCTTACTGAGGAGGACTTCCAGCGGATGTCCACTGTTCTGCTGTACTACATTATTAACTTGCAAGATCTGTGCGTGTCCAACTctgcctctccttcctccctttcctcgtcctactcctcctcctcatctggGAACTATCAGTTCTACCTTTTGGCCCTCATCAATCTACACCCAGCTGAAGACAACCGCTTCCTATCATCCAGTGAGACAGAAACTATTCTGCAGCTCATCAACAAACACTACAACCCCTCCAGCCAAGACGCCTCTACCTCATCTGATTTACAA TGTATTGATGCTGCACATCTCCTCGGAGATGTTAACAACAAAGAAAATCCAGGTGCTGGTGCGTCTTCAGTGCCTAAACTGGCCGCAGCCATCATCAGCCACATCCTGCAGGGTCACTGTTTCAGCCGGAGGAACCTTCCATCACCTGCCTTCTTTACTGACTATATCTTTCACTCACTAAATTGCACTAGTAACCTGCAGATTATAG ACTTAGAGGAGTTGCTTCATCAGCTGGGTGTCGGACGGGAAGGAGCTGCACACTCTCACCACAGGAAGAGGCGGAGCATCACTGGGGGCTTGCAGACAGGGGGGGGGCATCCGCTGGATGGTTGCAACCAAGACACTAGGGGAGTAACCAGAGACTGGGCACAG GTATGTTTTTCAGCCAATCAGTTGGTGGATATTTTTGCCCTGGATCCTCATTTGCCAATTTCCAAGGAGCACTTCAGACAAATATGTCCAGCCATTATTCAGCAGTTGCTAGGCAATGCCTGTGAGACTGCAGAGGAAAAACCAAGAGGATCTCTGCCCACTGCTCTCGAGA AGTATGGCTACAGCACGGCTGCTGTCCTGCTCATCACGGTGGGCTCCATGCTGGGAATCTGCCTGATCTTCTTTAACTCCTGCCAGGAAACCTACACGCTCATCCTGCAGCTGTTTGTGGGCCTGGCAGTGGGAACTCTCTCAGGAGACGCGCTCCTGCACCTCATACCACAG ATCCTTGGCCTCCATGACGACACTCACAGTCATGATGTAGAGCACTACGCAGAGGGAAAGGAGTATCTGTGGAAGATCCTTGGCATGATCGCTGGGATCTACGGCTTTTTCCTCATTGAAAGAATCTTCTCCTTTTTGGTTCCTTTTCATGACCAT GGTCATTCCAGTGACTTAACCTTAGAGCTGAACTGCAATGGTCAGTCACAGAGGGGCAAATCCATTTCCACTATACAGCTG GGTCCAGTGGATGACTTGGAGTGTACAGAAATATctcctgaacacacagacacaacgAGCCCTTCACATCAGA GACAAGGGGTTCCTCTGCTGGCTGTGATGGTAATTGTGGGAGACAGCCTTCATAACTTCGCCGATGGCCTGGTTGTTGGCGCGGCCTTCTCCTCTTCAGCCGAGACTGGCATGGCGACAACTGTGGCCATCCTGTGCCACGAGATCCCGCATGAGATGG GGGACTTTGCAGTGTTGCTCAGCTCTGGACTCTCTGTGAAGACTGCTGTGCTAATGAACTTTCTCAGTGCTCTGACGGCCTTCATGGGCCTCTACATCGGACTGTTTGTTTCCGCAGAGATAGAGGTGCAGCAGTGGATCTTCACTGTTACTGCTGGCATTTTTCTCTACTTGTCACTAGTAGAAATG CTTCCAGAGATGAGTCGAGTGAAGACCAACAGACCGTGTCTCATGTTTCTCCTGCAGAACCTCGGTCTCTTGATGGGTTGGGCTTGTCTTTTGCTTCTGGCGCTCTTTGAACATGAACTCAAATTCTAA
- the LOC122972123 gene encoding zinc transporter ZIP12-like isoform X2, with amino-acid sequence MHFRSSAPLLLLLLLLCLLGSVLEVKGQERGHLQEAQRALNLPLSTDDEPRFQKNHTGILITTLLRAVHCAEQTGNTQDVCDKCLTPDVALSVLEDDGKAYLTEEDFQRMSTVLLYYIINLQDLCVSNSASPSSLSSSYSSSSSGNYQFYLLALINLHPAEDNRFLSSSETETILQLINKHYNPSSQDASTSSDLQCIDAAHLLGDVNNKENPGAGASSVPKLAAAIISHILQGHCFSRRNLPSPAFFTDYIFHSLNCTSNLQIIDLEELLHQLGVGREGAAHSHHRKRRSITGGLQTGGGHPLDGCNQDTRGVTRDWAQVCFSANQLVDIFALDPHLPISKEHFRQICPAIIQQLLGNACETAEEKPRGSLPTALEKYGYSTAAVLLITVGSMLGICLIFFNSCQETYTLILQLFVGLAVGTLSGDALLHLIPQILGLHDDTHSHDVEHYAEGKEYLWKILGMIAGIYGFFLIERIFSFLVPFHDHGHSSDLTLELNCNGQSQRGKSISTIQLGPVDDLECTEISPEHTDTTSPSHQRQGVPLLAVMVIVGDSLHNFADGLVVGAAFSSSAETGMATTVAILCHEIPHEMGDFAVLLSSGLSVKTAVLMNFLSALTAFMGLYIGLFVSAEIEVQQWIFTVTAGIFLYLSLVEMLPEMSRVKTNRPCLMFLLQNLGLLMGWACLLLLALFEHELKF; translated from the exons ATGCACTTCAGGAGCAGTGCTCcccttttgctgctgctgcttcttctttgtCTGCTGGGGAGTGTCCTGGAGGTGAAAGGGCAGGAGCGGGGGCACCTGCAGGAGGCTCAAAGGGCCTTGAATCTGCCCCTGAGTACTGATGATGAACCTCGTTTCCAGAAGAACCACACAGGTATCCTGATCACCACACTGCTCCGGGCGGTGCACTGCGCAGAGCAGACTGGCAACACTCAGGACGTCTGTGACAAG TGCCTGACACCAGACGTAGCTCTCTCTGTGCTGGAGGATGATGGGAAGGCTTACCTTACTGAGGAGGACTTCCAGCGGATGTCCACTGTTCTGCTGTACTACATTATTAACTTGCAAGATCTGTGCGTGTCCAACTctgcctctccttcctccctttcctcgtcctactcctcctcctcatctggGAACTATCAGTTCTACCTTTTGGCCCTCATCAATCTACACCCAGCTGAAGACAACCGCTTCCTATCATCCAGTGAGACAGAAACTATTCTGCAGCTCATCAACAAACACTACAACCCCTCCAGCCAAGACGCCTCTACCTCATCTGATTTACAA TGTATTGATGCTGCACATCTCCTCGGAGATGTTAACAACAAAGAAAATCCAGGTGCTGGTGCGTCTTCAGTGCCTAAACTGGCCGCAGCCATCATCAGCCACATCCTGCAGGGTCACTGTTTCAGCCGGAGGAACCTTCCATCACCTGCCTTCTTTACTGACTATATCTTTCACTCACTAAATTGCACTAGTAACCTGCAGATTATAG ACTTAGAGGAGTTGCTTCATCAGCTGGGTGTCGGACGGGAAGGAGCTGCACACTCTCACCACAGGAAGAGGCGGAGCATCACTGGGGGCTTGCAGACAGGGGGGGGGCATCCGCTGGATGGTTGCAACCAAGACACTAGGGGAGTAACCAGAGACTGGGCACAG GTATGTTTTTCAGCCAATCAGTTGGTGGATATTTTTGCCCTGGATCCTCATTTGCCAATTTCCAAGGAGCACTTCAGACAAATATGTCCAGCCATTATTCAGCAGTTGCTAGGCAATGCCTGTGAGACTGCAGAGGAAAAACCAAGAGGATCTCTGCCCACTGCTCTCGAGA AGTATGGCTACAGCACGGCTGCTGTCCTGCTCATCACGGTGGGCTCCATGCTGGGAATCTGCCTGATCTTCTTTAACTCCTGCCAGGAAACCTACACGCTCATCCTGCAGCTGTTTGTGGGCCTGGCAGTGGGAACTCTCTCAGGAGACGCGCTCCTGCACCTCATACCACAG ATCCTTGGCCTCCATGACGACACTCACAGTCATGATGTAGAGCACTACGCAGAGGGAAAGGAGTATCTGTGGAAGATCCTTGGCATGATCGCTGGGATCTACGGCTTTTTCCTCATTGAAAGAATCTTCTCCTTTTTGGTTCCTTTTCATGACCAT GGTCATTCCAGTGACTTAACCTTAGAGCTGAACTGCAATGGTCAGTCACAGAGGGGCAAATCCATTTCCACTATACAGCTG GGTCCAGTGGATGACTTGGAGTGTACAGAAATATctcctgaacacacagacacaacgAGCCCTTCACATCAGA GACAAGGGGTTCCTCTGCTGGCTGTGATGGTAATTGTGGGAGACAGCCTTCATAACTTCGCCGATGGCCTGGTTGTTGGCGCGGCCTTCTCCTCTTCAGCCGAGACTGGCATGGCGACAACTGTGGCCATCCTGTGCCACGAGATCCCGCATGAGATGG GGGACTTTGCAGTGTTGCTCAGCTCTGGACTCTCTGTGAAGACTGCTGTGCTAATGAACTTTCTCAGTGCTCTGACGGCCTTCATGGGCCTCTACATCGGACTGTTTGTTTCCGCAGAGATAGAGGTGCAGCAGTGGATCTTCACTGTTACTGCTGGCATTTTTCTCTACTTGTCACTAGTAGAAATG CTTCCAGAGATGAGTCGAGTGAAGACCAACAGACCGTGTCTCATGTTTCTCCTGCAGAACCTCGGTCTCTTGATGGGTTGGGCTTGTCTTTTGCTTCTGGCGCTCTTTGAACATGAACTCAAATTCTAA